In bacterium, the DNA window TCATCCTTTAGTTTAAATCTTGCGTTTGAAAGAGGGGCTTCCTTTGAGATACCATTCATATCCTCAAGGCTTGCTAGGCTTATTGTGTTATCCTTTAAGGCAAGATTTTGCTTTTTAAAGTAATCGCCCTCCTCTAAAGAGATAAGCTCAATCTTTGCTGGGTCATAATCTAGCCTTATATTTACACCCAAAAGGTTATTTGCATTGGCTGTAATATTTACATTAAATTCCTCTCCCTTTTCTGCTTCAAGCTTTTCTTGGGAAAGGGAAAATTTTGGAGCCTCAAGAGCCATTGGCTTTCCTTTTCCTTGAGACCACCTCCACATCCTCACAAAGATCACTAAGTCCCAAAAATCTACCTTGCCATTAGGCTCTGAGATGATATAGGGTGGATTTCCGCTCATTTGTTGCCTTCCTACATCTCCCTTTGCCCAAGTAGAAGGAGTTCCACCTGAATAATAAGCACGCCAGTATCGGGCAAACCAGACTAAATCCTCAAAGACTATCTTGTTGTCAGGGTCGTTAGAGATAAAGCTGTTTCCAAAGTCGCAAAGATACCTTACCATAATAGAAGGTATCTGAGTAGAAACACTTGGATTTTCGCTATCTTTGACCGTCAATACCATTGTTCCTACTTGATACCTTGTTATGGTAGCTATTCCAACACCATTAGAGAATTTGGAAATCTGATATGAAATTGTTCCTGGGTTAACTGATATGATAGGTATTCCCTTATAGTCTTTATACACATTATTTTGCTGGTCCTTTACGGTTATCGTCATTGTCCAGGCCCTTCCTGCTATAACATCAATTGGGGCTAAAAGGTCAAAGTGGTCTAGTAAATATGGGAAGATAGAGCCTTGTTCTGTAGTATAGGGAATCTCGGTTATAAAATCGCTTTTAAGAAGGGTTATTGTGCCAAAGACAAACTCAGAGGTTGGGTCATCCACCAGGGAGGAAAAGATAATCTTTTCTACTAAGGTTCCTGTTCCATTTCCAGAGCCAGATAATAAGACATCACAGATGTAGATATATCCCTTATCCCTCTCAATAAGGGGGTCTACTGTCCAGGCTCCTCCCCCAAAGAGAGAGCCTTTGCTTGGTGTCCCGTAAGGGGTAATATTTACCTTATTTTTGTCAAAATAAAGGTATAATTGGGCTGCCCCAAGGTCAGAGACATTTAAAGCCTCAATGTCTATGGTAAATGTTCCATCCTTTTTCACATAGGTTATTTTTGGAACAACCCTTACCACGGTTTCTGTTCCCAAAAGAACCTCGGTTTGGACAACATTTGATGTTGCGCTAAGGCTTCCTGGTTGATACCAGCAGATAA includes these proteins:
- a CDS encoding cohesin domain-containing protein is translated as MRKILVSSLMAGGLVWSLVIENGGDRGILVANSQNNPELAADIPSDLICWYQPGSLSATSNVVQTEVLLGTETVVRVVPKITYVKKDGTFTIDIEALNVSDLGAAQLYLYFDKNKVNITPYGTPSKGSLFGGGAWTVDPLIERDKGYIYICDVLLSGSGNGTGTLVEKIIFSSLVDDPTSEFVFGTITLLKSDFITEIPYTTEQGSIFPYLLDHFDLLAPIDVIAGRAWTMTITVKDQQNNVYKDYKGIPIISVNPGTISYQISKFSNGVGIATITRYQVGTMVLTVKDSENPSVSTQIPSIMVRYLCDFGNSFISNDPDNKIVFEDLVWFARYWRAYYSGGTPSTWAKGDVGRQQMSGNPPYIISEPNGKVDFWDLVIFVRMWRWSQGKGKPMALEAPKFSLSQEKLEAEKGEEFNVNITANANNLLGVNIRLDYDPAKIELISLEEGDYFKKQNLALKDNTISLASLEDMNGISKEAPLSNARFKLKDENASRIKIKIFYLQAGDDVKETELEVMVEPLDPPPYSALFQSVPNPAKDSVFIPFQLAEAGETKLTIYNILGQVVKEIGPEFKPRGYYTLKNKKALSWDLKNNAGQKVANGLYFYKLSSGKFFDVKSMVISR